The Mastacembelus armatus chromosome 24, fMasArm1.2, whole genome shotgun sequence sequence ACCCGGAGCCCAGATACCCGACAAGTAAGAGGAAGTTTCAGGAACAGAACTAAAACTAAAGTCAGTTTCAGTTCAGCGACATTAAAgacttttcactttaaaataaaacacgaCTTCATAATAAACTCCAGGCTCTTTCTAATGAGTCTATATGTGTTTACATGAAGTCGTTCACAGCGccataaattaaatgtttaattcGTTGAATTAACATTGAAATCTTCTTTATTATAGTGGtattaaagtattttattttatatctttaaCCTGCAGGATAATTAGAAAAGACAAACTTGTTTCACAATTATTTTTCTGATCCTTcgaaaatttaaataattttttcttttcttaaaattaattgaaatgtttaaatgtttttctctctcgTGTAGAATTTATAATCTTTCTCTTGCTGAAATGTCGCCGATTAAATTCAGTAATTaggatttcaaataaataaataagcctaaataaataaataaacgtgAATTATCTTGACTGAAAGTTTCCAGATTCATGGGCCCCTCCGCCGGGATGAACATGCCCGGGATAGTGGGCAGCCTGACCGGGATGGACTCCACCGCCAAGTCCATGGTGACGCTGCACGCGGCGCCGCGCAGGAAGCGGCGGGTGCTGTTCTCTCAGGCGCAGGTGTACGAGCTGGAGCGGCGCttcaaacagcagaaataccTGTCGGCTCCGGAGCGGGAGCACCTGGCCGGAATGATCCATCTCACTCCGAACCAGGTCAAGATCTGGTTCCAGAACCACCGCTACAAGCTGAAGCGGCAGGCCAAGGACAAGGCCGCGCAGCTGCAGCAGGACGACAGCGGCGGCGGTGTcggtggaggaggaagcagcGAAAGTCTGTGCGCGACGACCCGCCGTTCTTCCTCCGTGTCCCCGGTCCTCTCCAAGAGCGCTAAAGGCTGCCGGACCGACTCCAGCGGTCCCACCCAGACGGGGAACCGACAGAGCAGCGCAGGTGAGGCCATGACGGCgaccctgcagcagcaggtgaacCAGCTGTCGTCCACGGAGGAGCTGGACGATCTGTCCCCCAGTCCGCCGCTGGGCCTGCACGCTCAGATCAGCATGACGCAGACGGACGCGGCGCTGATTGAGTACACCAACAGCATGATCGGCTCCAATTTACTGTACGGCAGAACTTGGTAGGGACACCGGGAAGGGGACAGGCGGGATCGGGCCTCCGGGGGCGTCACTCCCGGgttggattttttattttatcttatttttctgAGAACAGACTGAAGAACAAATCAAGCACAATTTTATTTTTCGTTCTGTGCGCAAAGTTCTGGTTCCTTTACGCACACAGGGACTCAAAAGACACTTGGTGGTTTCGCGCAATAAGGTGCAAAAACAAAGTGTATATTAAAGCCGAGTATCGGGACTGAATGTTGATGGTGATATTTTCTCCCTTTAAAACTAAACCTGTGTTAGTGTGGTTCTGTGAGGGACAGGTGTGACTGCTGCAGCATAAACACGTTTCTACAGCAGAATAAATTATTGCAGGTTGAAATAAGAAGTTTCTAAAGTGAAGCAATAGAAGACGGTTATAAAGACAACGGAGCCCGGGGGGAACCGCTCCTCGGCCCGGatttaatcaaatattttcaatGGGAGTCATCAATTCTCCTTTGTTACTGCTGATTTTCGATTTGTTTCCAGTATtgaataaatgttattttcattttggacaTTTCAACCATTTTAATTTGTGGAACTGAAGGAAAAATGTGGATTTCTGTGCTTTTAAGACGCTGTTTGGAGCCGCGGCACAAAGACAGACTGTGGATATAAACGGTGGCTGGCTGcctgaattaattaattaaatgtacCAGATCATTCAGCAGAAAATGCTCAATGATTCAACCTCATTTGAAATAGAAGCATGTTTAAATTGGAAATGCTGTTATTTTGACAAAGCATTCATTTCAAGATCATTCCTACCAGACATGTTTATTATTACacgttttttttcctccttcctaAAATAAACCACTGGAGAGATTTCTCTCAAAAATAAACACGGGGACACTTCGTCCAAGACTGGCTTGTATTTTACAACTTTTACAGGCTGCTCCTcttaaaaatcactttttttttttttttaaagtaggataaaaagaaaaaaaaaatctcattgtACAAGTAAGACAACaccatgggaaaaaaaaagaaaaagaaaaatttatCCTAAAAATACTCCCCAGCCCAAAGTCCAACATCAGGCTAAGTTCAGTTCCAGTTGTACCTCCTGGATGGGGGGGGCAGAGGGAAACCTCCGCTGTAGCCCTGAAAGACAAAATCACAAGTCAGAACAACCAGTGACAATCGGGATTTAACCAGGATAAAGATACGGCTCAAAAAATTaagcttttagtttttgtgttggAAACATTTCTGTCATGAATCAAAGATTTTTAAACCTgctgaacattttaaaacagcgAAGATAATTCAGCCGTGACAGAGACTGTCTGTTTTATTCACATCCAACAGGTGAGTTTCAGGAaacttctcctttttttctgaaaatgtgtttataagCAGCTTCATTAAAGGGCCAGTCCACTCAAAACAAAGAACGATCCAAAaggaaacagaataaaaatttcCTGCCAAATAAACAGTCACCTGGAGGTCTGTGGGTAATTCAGTGTAACATGGActctgtttctgcagctttaaacgtgaatgtgtgtgaaacctaaatgtaaaaatacagcaacaaaaactACGGACTGAGGCCAGAGAGAAGGTTTTCACATTATTACTGGGATTTGTATGAAGTGACCCTTTAATTCTGCATCAGTTTAAAGTCCTGCTCCACTACAAACGGCCTACATAGACCAGGACCCTGCTGCTGAACCCGGTCAGACCCAAAAACCAAATCTTTTCAGTCAGTTTCTGTCAGGCTGGAAAATAAACCTGCAGCTTGttactgaaaacaacaaaatgcagaaacaaaacaaaaaactgttcaGTGAGGTGAAAAGTTTGtcagataaaaagtcaaactgctgaaaaaaaaaagtgtgggaTTTCTGCTTCTGCCATAATTTGTTCTGATTTCAGGACCGACTGGTGAATATGTTGTTTTGAGAgtataaacacaaactgattaTTCAATAGAAAAGGTATTGATCACTTTCTGATAATCAGTCCATGGCTGAGGTTGTTCATGAAGCACAAAcggaaaatgtttttatataaataacagGAAAATTTAACCGAGGACTCGAGGAACCAACGTGCAGCTTAAATTGAACAGGAAGTGTCAATCGGAATAAATGACCAACGCGTTTGATCACGTCAAAGAAAAGCTGATCGATGGTCAAACAGGAACAACCAGCCTgattctgttgtttctgttcagcaaaataaaaagatgcGATGTTTGACATAGAGGAAGGGAACTCGCTGTCCTGTCCTATGATGCTAAATATGTCCTGTCCAGGTGAAGACGTttcatattgtatattttataaagAGCAGCTTTACAGGACGTACTTGATGCTGCTGACCCCGGTTGTCCCTGCGGTCGTCCCTGCGATCGCGCCAGTCATCCCTGTGTTGATCGTAGCGCTGCTGGAAGCCGCCCTGCCCACCGCCTCCCCGTCCGCGGTTCATGTTCTGCTGGTAGGCCGACTGCTGAGACTGCATGGCCCGATCCCAGCCGTGACCCCTGTCACTGTACTGCTGCTGCCTGCagacacgaacacacacactgacattttctaaCGGGCTCTCACACACTTCAGAGGTCTGGCCAGCTCCGTTCAGGTCTGACatggatataaaaaaaagaagaacctGCACTAAAACGAGCTGCTGCTGAAACTGAAGCCTCTGACTGTTTCATAAACTTAATCACTGGTCAGGAAGCACAAAATAATcgattattactattatttgaTGTTTCCAGGTAAATTCAGCAAAACCTTtccacagaataaaaaaaaaaaaaaaaaaaaaaaaaaagatgcattaaCAAATCGAGGCCACAGCATGATGACATAACCACTTCTCCATTCGTCTGTGATGAGCTTTAACTCCAGGTTTCACTCCCCAAGGGTCCAGAACCAGATCATTAAAAACCTGCGACTTCCTGGTTTAATGTTCACACAGATCATAGTTTattaagcaaaacaaaacctctTCTCTGTGCCTCGAAATGATTTTTCAAGCAACAAATGAAAAAGCTCCAACCATTAAAAGGTTCTCCTGGACTTTGCTGCCGTTCTGCTTCAAGGCCTGcaattattttttgtattattaattaattaatttatttcttgATTAATTCATTAgaaaactgcaggaaaaaaaaaacaaaaaaaaacctcaattTTCCAAAGTCCACAGCCTTAAAAGTCTCATTGTGTCCGACAGACATGCTGAGTTTAACTTTCCTAAAACTTCAGAAAATTAAGAGCTTTTTTGTTTCTGGACTTTTTGTTGAATAAAATGAGACCTGAGGTCGTAACAATGGACTCTGGGAAACTGACATTTTTCTCCCAAACAATCTTTAGGATCCTCCGTAAAAAGTTTTGGCTGAGTAAAATTCTCTtagtaaaaaaaagatttatatcACAAAATGTTTGACTTCATAGGACTGAAAACTGGACCTGTGATACTTTCAttatataaaacatttcctGACTCCAGTCCAGAGCTCCCACTTTATTCATCAAACAAGAGAAGCTGGAGTTTTACCATTGTGGAATTTCAGATTTATTCATGTTTTGGGGAATTTCCAGGCAACGGTCGGATTAAACGCTGGACCTCCTGATCCAAAATGAGAAGCGGCCTTTAATTCTGCTTTGAAGTGGCCTCCCTTAAAATCCCCATCGACTGGAGTTTGTTGAGGGATCGAGTTCTCAAAGAGATAAAACTGCCTCTCCTCAGCGATGACTTCGCATCGATGCACATGAAAGAACATAGTACGAGATGACCCATATTCACATATGGCTTGGATCGCCCTCATCCCTGAAATGAGGCATCCAGATTGTGTCCGTGGGACCGAGTGTGAAGCCGGCATACCGCGGCCCTCCAGACGGCCTCCGGACAATGTGTCAATCCAGCAGTGATATTAAAAGTCTCTTCTTGGTAACAATGAAGAGAGGAGAAACTAAGCAGCAGCCCCATCCCTCATTACTGAACCATGTCACACTCCAGCCAGGACTGGACTTAACTGATCACTGGAATCCATAATCCCCTCTCTCCAAGTTCCTCCTGCATTTCATTTGGTCCGGTCCTCAGTAGttaaagaaacagttttcaGTCACCACTAATAACTACTGACCTGAGGTGACACCGAGCCACAATGGGCCTGAAAAGTTGAACCAGGAACCTGATTAGGACTTTGGAGAGGTCTGGAGCCACAATCAATAGCTGGTCTGCGTGGACTCGGCGGCCGCGGTGCAGGGAACGACGCAGCCTCCAACAGCATTAGTGATGCCTCATTAAGTTGCACAAACCTCCTCGagagaaatttgttttagaGCGACAGGGAAAAATCTTAAttcagcagcagcggcagcaaaGCCCCTGACAGAGGAAGGCAGAGCGCTCGTGGAGAAAGGCTGCAACTGTTTGGGGGGGATTTAGACAGAGGAGCTACAATAACCACAGAGCACAGGCTTTGACATGTGTAATTCACATGAGTTCTACTGTGAttggaaaaagggaaaaacaaaagcCGGAagtttggaggaaaaaaaagcaaaaccacattaacaactttaaaaaaaaacagacacaaatttAACCTAATTGTGCTTAAAGTCTTGGCAGAAAATGTTACAAAAGCATGACAACTAATTTaattcactgattttaatttatgTTCATATCTAACATCTACACAGGAACAGCTGAACCGAAGAGTTAACATCATCATGTAAACACTGAACTTCTACTTTTCAAGAAAACCAGAAACATAAGCAGACAAATCAGTCGACTCACCTTGGATACTGGGGCTGGTGGTAGGAGGGAGGCGCTCCCATCAAACTGTTCTGCCTGGAATCTGCAGGAACAAAAGACAACATGTTCACGAGCGGTTCTGCTGACCTaagtttgaattttttatttttattttttcaaatggaGCAGAGAGCCGAGTCCTCTGAAGGAcggcaataatgtgtcctataTTTTACCTGCACCTGAAGGCTTTTAATACCGCCGTGAGAGGAGGAGGTTGTTATTCTCTTAGGTTGTACTTCAAACTTCAGTTTAAATACTCaacatcataaaaaataaatattttatattgacaTCATCTGACTCGACGTGTCTTGAGTTAAACTGTGATGAAAATCCCCCAAAGCAGAGACATCTGACATTAAACGTGGATATTAATTAACCCAATTCATGTCAGCTTTAaaagggaggaagaaagaaaaataccaACTACTTCAATCTGTCATGGATATAGAACAAATCAGTTGTCATGATGAAATTAAAGTCTTTCACACATCGAATCACACCGAGCTCTGGTGGCGGAGgtgcagggagagagagcaggagcgccgcatttgcatttttttgttcagaaaatgaaataagcATTCAGCCGGCGGCATTGTGGACGCCTCAAGTACCCTGGTTCCATCGCTGCAAGCCCTTCACAAAGacacacttaaaataaaaaaaaaaaaataaaaaaatacaacgAACAGCTTCTTCCAGATTCACTGTTGCCAAGGTGATGACCAGCTGCAAGCCGTGGACGTGTTTGTTTATAGGGGCAGGCCTGCTGAGTGGCTCGGCTCAGGGTGGGTGAAGGGTGCCGTGAAAAGGACCTGGAGGCTCACATTTACAAACCTGGGAAGTAGTCGGTGTAAAAAACGAGCATTCGACCAATTTGAGTCCAAGGACGCTGATACAAACGATTGTGCATGAAAGCGACTGTGGACCATTGAGATTGAATTTTAATAGTTGCTCAAACAACAATTAGAATCATTTTCAATAAATCTGTCTACAGCTAAACAATTCGTTAATTAGCCAACTGACAAATTAATTGCCAAACATTTTGAGCATTTGAGATTACCACTTCTTGACTTGCAAAAAACCTTCTCAAACAAACGATCTACTTTAGATTTTATCAGGGATTGGACACATTTCAAGTTAAatttattagattagattattaaTTTAAGAACAAACCGTAGACTACACTGGAAGAACAAGCCTGGATGCTTCAGTATTAAATAATTACAGGCTGATCTCTAATAAACACTAGACAGACATGAACAGTGGGTGAGATTATCAAGTAGTTGGTTCAGATTATAGCTCAAAGGCAGGATGTTGTTTCCAATGGTGATGGTAAATTTGAGATGTGGAGTCCCCCAGGGTTTGATTCTTGGGTCactataatttattatttactatAAATGCCTCTGGGACATATGCGCGAAAAGAACGCTGCTACGCAGACAACACTCAGATTTACCTTTGAACTAAAAAAAAGGGAAACCAATGTATCTGACAATAAGGAAAGAATGAAAGTTGCCAAACTTGATTCCAAAGATGAAAAGTTAAGTTAGTGTTTCACTTGAGTGATCTGAGCTTCAGCAGCCACATCAAGGGCAAAAGTCCTAAACTTATTTAAACGAGAACCAGGAAAAGTGAGAACATCACTCAACCTCAACAAGAGCTAACAGTTACCTACACAACAGATTACTGCCAGCATTACTGCTAGTTTAGAAATCTTTCATATGGGCTGCACTTTGATTTCCTCTGTTGTAGTCAGGACAACTTATTGCACTATAACTTCACTATAGTTGGGCTCCTTGTCAAGCTTTGTatattatgattttaatttcaattcaCATATATTATCAACTTTGATATTTCGTCTTGAATGttcttgtcttttcttgtctttattCTCATTCCGCTTTCTTTACCTATGTAAAGCACTTCACTGTCTGAAACATAACAGTGTCTGACCTTACATTAAAATCAAACCATTgaccaaacaaaccaaaaagagAACAATGATCATGTAAAGGATGTAAGTTCATAACTGATATTTATTTAAGGTCCAATTATCAGGGAAATAATGTATTAGCCCAAAACTCCGGAGTTAAAgttttcaaaacattaaaatgtaagaataaaccaaaataatatttttaagaCCTGATCGTTTAAAGTGGAGTCAAAACAGGAAAGCTCTCTGCCGACCACGGCAgaagtaaaacacacattacCAGCCAGCAGGCAGACTGCTGTCGCCacattatcattttgtttttgtcattcagTTTTCATGTTTGATTATCTCCTCCACCAACAAACTTTAAGTGGACCACCCAGTTGGACTCCAATTATAACTTCACAACACTCTGGTCTTCTTTTCCTCATCGCCAGCGATGACTCAAAAGAGAGAATTACAAGTGGACACCTGTCAATCTCTTTAATTAACAATGATCTGAAAGTGTATAGACCTCCAGTCTGCAGTGGACAAAAGGCAACAAAGGATTACGCTTTAAATCCTTAAAACACGCTGTGTCCACTGTATTAAGGAAGGGATTACAACCACGCTAAACAACTAAACGCCTCTCTCCACCTATTTTCAATTAGTTCAGCGACTATTTGACTCAGCTCCAGTCCAGTCGGCTCAGGTCTGACGCcaaaaacaggacagtaactTTTATGTCTGCAgcacaaagaacaacaaaaaagtcCTAGAACTTCCCCAGCTTCTCCTCCCGATGCTTCAGGAAAGAGTAAAACCTCTAAGTCAAAGAAAACTGAAGAAGACATGtctaaaatctgaatatttctCTGACAACACAAAGAATCACtgaacatttacaaaaaaaaaaaaaaaagccaatcTGAAAAGTTTTATTACTACAACTCAGctgatgaaaaaacaaacccaaCTACACCACAAATAGTCTAAAATCTGAACTTCAGTGTGTTTAACTGGGTATGTAGAATTTAAAGAGACACCTAAAATGGTCAAATGTTATGGATACAACAGGAGTCGACATGAATATACTGAGTTAACATCCAACCTTCTGATGACTACAGCAACATTTTACAGGTTATATCAATGTGGGTTGCAGAGGTTAACCGAGTACAAGGGAAATGCAGTGAAACTACAGGTATGTTAAGAAAACCTCTGTTTTAAgatggcacaaaaaaaaaaaaaaaaggtgttttacAAGACTTATTTGGGTTATTTAACATTGAGCATAAAAAAATTGCGTCATCCCCAAGGACACATGAATTTGGTGAATCCTTGTTACTGAAGTTGGTCGAGCACCCAGTGTGAGCAGCTATTATGGGC is a genomic window containing:
- the nkx2.4b gene encoding NK2 homeobox 4b, whose translation is MSLSPKHSTPFSVTDILSPMEDSYRRFGGMDPAAGSLGSQLGAYRQPQVSQPGMQHQQQPQQQHHHQHQQPHPHLHHHHHHHHHHLPSSSSSSPSSSSSAAAAAAALGPGGPYHVPHGVPQFSGAVGSFCNGGLGNVGDLPSYQDTVRSGGAAAAWYSNPEPRYPTISRFMGPSAGMNMPGIVGSLTGMDSTAKSMVTLHAAPRRKRRVLFSQAQVYELERRFKQQKYLSAPEREHLAGMIHLTPNQVKIWFQNHRYKLKRQAKDKAAQLQQDDSGGGVGGGGSSESLCATTRRSSSVSPVLSKSAKGCRTDSSGPTQTGNRQSSAGEAMTATLQQQVNQLSSTEELDDLSPSPPLGLHAQISMTQTDAALIEYTNSMIGSNLLYGRTW